The following are encoded in a window of Halosolutus halophilus genomic DNA:
- a CDS encoding FAD synthase: MTRTVIAQGTFDILHPGHVHYLEEAAAMGDELIVIVARTTNVDHKEAPICPATQRRDVVDALEAVDEAILGHEEDIFVPIEEIDPDVIALGHDQHHDADAIEAELDRRGIDCTVDRAGAREPSEEDELLSTRLIIDRILERRG, from the coding sequence ATGACGCGGACGGTGATCGCTCAGGGTACCTTCGACATTCTCCACCCCGGCCACGTCCACTACCTCGAGGAGGCCGCGGCGATGGGCGACGAACTGATCGTCATCGTCGCCCGGACGACCAACGTCGACCACAAGGAGGCTCCGATCTGTCCGGCGACACAGCGCCGGGACGTCGTCGACGCGCTCGAAGCGGTCGACGAGGCGATCCTCGGCCACGAGGAGGACATCTTCGTCCCGATCGAGGAGATCGATCCCGACGTGATCGCGCTGGGCCACGACCAGCACCACGACGCCGACGCGATCGAGGCCGAACTCGATCGGCGCGGCATCGACTGTACCGTCGATCGCGCGGGCGCACGCGAACCGAGCGAGGAGGACGAACTGCTGTCGACGAGGCTGATCATCGACCGAATTCTCGAGCGGCGCGGATAG
- a CDS encoding cohesin domain-containing protein, translating to MRRAARALAIVLVVVTTVATVGLAGIGSASDSATILEVEPEAAQAPPGETIHVAIRLYNDGGYGGVGVERVAFGIEYDSDVLTLDAIARGPWLEQGNETEIVTEVEADEAAGYAFVDQYRDPAAGGAAGNDRAATITFTVAEDADGATSPVNVTDVETELTTDWPQTAFTHNGSVSVAADGDVVDGDSIPGLGVVAAVAALVALASIGAFRTV from the coding sequence GTGCGACGCGCGGCACGCGCCCTCGCGATCGTTCTCGTCGTGGTCACGACCGTCGCGACCGTCGGGTTGGCCGGGATCGGGAGTGCCAGCGACAGCGCGACGATCCTGGAAGTCGAACCGGAAGCGGCCCAGGCCCCGCCGGGTGAGACGATTCACGTCGCGATTCGGCTGTACAACGACGGGGGCTACGGCGGCGTCGGCGTCGAACGGGTCGCGTTCGGGATCGAGTACGATAGCGACGTCCTGACGCTCGACGCGATCGCCCGCGGTCCCTGGCTGGAACAGGGCAACGAGACGGAGATCGTCACCGAGGTCGAGGCCGACGAGGCGGCCGGCTACGCCTTCGTCGACCAGTACCGCGACCCTGCGGCGGGCGGCGCGGCCGGCAACGATCGCGCGGCGACGATCACGTTCACCGTCGCCGAGGACGCCGACGGTGCTACCTCCCCGGTGAACGTCACGGACGTCGAGACCGAGTTGACCACCGACTGGCCACAGACCGCGTTCACCCACAACGGCAGCGTCTCCGTCGCGGCGGACGGGGACGTCGTCGACGGCGATTCGATCCCCGGCCTCGGCGTCGTCGCCGCCGTCGCGGCCCTCGTCGCCCTCGCATCGATCGGGGCGTTCCGGACCGTTTGA
- a CDS encoding DHH family phosphoesterase produces MTPTPAGNAGADDGDSVVYDLAAECTAEDVEQDTPYLAEINGIVDYGVFVDLSESVSGLVHESVLEGTFAVGDELVVELESVRDNGDMAFEPADVEEYTLQNVSHDYALTGTDRLEANVGDQIHLEGEVVQVKQTGGPTVFHVADEYGVVPCAAFEEAGVRAYPRVEVGDVVRVTGTPEHRENSLQIEVDGLSKLDGEDAEEARERLETALESRAEPHDVEPLIDWPAFEKLRPDLREVAKLLRQTVLEGRPIRVRHHADGDGMCAAVPVQIALKRFIADVHEDDDAPRHLIKRLPAKAPFYEMEDATRDLNFALEDREKHGQQLPLLLMLDNGSTAEDVPAYETLAHYDIPIAVVDHHHPDPDAVGDLLDAHVNPYLHDEDYRITTGMLCVELARMIYPDLTNELRHVPAVAGLADRSKADAMDDYLQLAADEGYDEDRLKDVSEALDYAAFWLRYNSGDQLIEDLLQIDNGDAERHRELVSFFASRAREEVDEQLDAAMAHLEHEDLDNGAHLYRIDVENYAHRFTYPAPGKTTGEIHDRKIEETGDPVITVGYGPDFAVLRSDGVRLDIPQMVSELEEEVPGGGVSGGGHLVVGSIKFVKGKREKVIDALVEKMAEADIDEELSSAAPIDD; encoded by the coding sequence ATGACACCCACGCCCGCCGGGAACGCCGGCGCAGACGACGGGGATTCCGTCGTCTACGATCTCGCTGCAGAGTGTACTGCAGAGGACGTCGAACAGGACACGCCTTATCTCGCCGAAATCAACGGTATCGTCGATTACGGCGTCTTCGTCGACCTCTCGGAGTCCGTCTCCGGGCTCGTTCACGAGTCCGTTCTCGAAGGAACCTTCGCCGTCGGCGACGAACTCGTCGTCGAACTCGAAAGCGTTCGCGACAACGGCGACATGGCGTTCGAACCGGCAGACGTCGAGGAGTACACCCTCCAGAACGTCTCCCACGACTACGCCCTGACCGGGACCGATCGACTCGAGGCCAACGTCGGCGACCAGATCCACCTCGAAGGGGAGGTCGTGCAGGTCAAACAGACCGGCGGCCCGACGGTCTTCCACGTCGCCGACGAGTACGGCGTCGTTCCGTGTGCCGCGTTCGAGGAGGCGGGCGTCCGTGCCTACCCGCGAGTCGAGGTCGGCGACGTCGTTCGCGTCACCGGCACCCCGGAACACCGCGAGAACTCCCTGCAGATCGAGGTCGACGGCCTCTCGAAACTCGACGGCGAGGACGCCGAGGAAGCCCGCGAACGGCTCGAGACGGCCCTCGAATCCCGCGCCGAGCCCCACGACGTCGAACCGCTGATCGACTGGCCGGCGTTCGAGAAGCTCCGGCCCGATCTCCGCGAGGTCGCGAAACTGCTCCGCCAGACGGTCCTCGAGGGCCGCCCGATCCGCGTGCGCCATCACGCCGACGGCGACGGCATGTGCGCGGCCGTCCCGGTCCAGATCGCCCTCAAGCGGTTCATCGCCGACGTCCACGAGGACGACGACGCGCCGCGTCACCTCATCAAGCGCCTGCCCGCGAAGGCGCCGTTCTACGAGATGGAGGACGCGACGCGGGACCTGAACTTCGCCCTGGAGGACCGCGAGAAACACGGCCAGCAACTCCCGCTCTTGCTCATGCTGGACAACGGCTCGACGGCCGAGGACGTCCCGGCCTACGAGACGCTGGCCCACTACGACATCCCGATCGCCGTCGTCGACCACCACCACCCAGACCCCGACGCGGTGGGCGACCTGCTCGACGCACACGTCAACCCGTACCTCCACGACGAGGACTACCGGATCACGACGGGGATGCTCTGTGTCGAACTCGCGCGGATGATCTACCCCGACCTGACCAACGAACTCCGTCACGTCCCCGCCGTCGCCGGACTCGCGGACCGATCGAAGGCCGACGCGATGGACGACTACCTCCAACTCGCCGCCGACGAGGGGTACGACGAGGACCGCCTCAAGGACGTCAGCGAGGCGCTCGACTACGCCGCGTTCTGGCTGCGGTACAACTCCGGCGACCAGTTGATCGAGGACCTGCTCCAGATCGACAACGGCGACGCCGAGCGCCACCGCGAACTCGTCTCGTTTTTCGCCTCCCGGGCCCGCGAGGAGGTCGACGAGCAACTCGACGCCGCGATGGCTCACCTCGAACACGAGGACCTCGACAACGGCGCGCACCTCTACCGGATCGACGTCGAGAACTACGCCCACCGCTTTACCTACCCCGCGCCGGGCAAGACCACGGGCGAAATTCACGATCGCAAGATCGAGGAAACCGGCGATCCGGTGATCACGGTCGGATACGGTCCCGACTTCGCCGTTCTCCGCAGCGACGGCGTTCGGCTCGACATCCCGCAGATGGTCTCGGAACTCGAGGAGGAGGTCCCCGGCGGCGGCGTCTCCGGCGGTGGCCACCTCGTCGTCGGTTCGATCAAGTTCGTCAAGGGCAAACGCGAGAAAGTGATCGACGCCCTCGTGGAGAAAATGGCCGAAGCGGACATCGACGAGGAACTCTCGAGTGCTGCCCCGATCGACGACTGA
- a CDS encoding Mov34/MPN/PAD-1 family protein, which produces MGLLDALFRSNEILGIAEETLEFALESSEATHPDEYMGFLRGTEADRLGLDRDGLVITDILVVPGTESNSVSATVKTSQIPNDVKALGSIHSHPNGVIRPSSADLETFGRGSVHVIIGAPYRWTDWKAFDSQGQPTNLHVLDVDLPDTEEFFDFTQADIDEELRG; this is translated from the coding sequence ATGGGGCTGCTCGACGCGCTGTTTCGCTCGAACGAAATCCTCGGCATCGCCGAGGAGACGCTCGAGTTCGCCCTCGAGTCCTCGGAGGCCACTCATCCCGACGAGTACATGGGCTTTCTCCGGGGAACCGAGGCGGACCGACTGGGACTCGATCGGGACGGCCTCGTCATCACGGATATTCTCGTGGTGCCGGGGACCGAGTCGAACAGCGTGAGCGCGACCGTCAAGACGAGCCAGATTCCGAACGACGTGAAGGCGCTCGGGAGCATCCACTCGCACCCGAACGGGGTCATCCGACCGAGCAGCGCGGACCTCGAAACGTTCGGGCGGGGCAGCGTCCACGTTATCATCGGCGCGCCCTACCGATGGACCGACTGGAAAGCCTTCGACTCGCAGGGACAGCCGACGAATCTGCACGTGCTCGACGTCGACCTCCCCGACACCGAGGAGTTCTTCGATTTCACGCAGGCGGACATCGACGAGGAACTGCGAGGATGA
- the ilvD gene encoding dihydroxy-acid dehydratase, with translation MSQRPKERSPEEGKPEELPSNEVTEGVERAPHRAMFRAMGYDDEDLSSPMIGVANPAADITPCNVHLDDVAQSAYDGIDEAGGMPIEFGTITISDAISMGTEGMKASLISREVIADSVELVAFGERMDGLVTIGGCDKNMPGMMMAAIRTDLPSVFLYGGSIMPGEHEGREITIQNVFEGVGAVAEGEMSEDELDEMERNACPGAGSCGGMFTANTMASISETIGFAPLGSSSPPAEDEDRYEVARESGDLAVRAVQDQRSPSDFLSRESFENAISLQVAVGGSTNAVLHLLAMAAEAGIDLDVQDFNEISARTPKIADLQPGGERVMNDLHEVGGVPVVLRELLEADLLHGDALTVTGETMAEAIERVDPARIADLDADFLETVDDPIHERGAIRILTGNLAPEGAVIKITGEDHLHHEGPVRVFEEEENAMRYVQEGHVESGDVICIRNEGPRGGPGMREMLGVTSAVAGQGHAEDVALFTDGRFSGATRGFSIGHVAPEAAVGGPIAALRDGDTVTIDIDALELSVDLSDEEIERRIEDRDDPEPTYTSGVLAKYGQTFDSAANGAVTNPGVRQDR, from the coding sequence ATGAGTCAACGACCCAAAGAGCGTTCGCCCGAGGAGGGCAAACCCGAGGAATTGCCGAGCAACGAGGTCACGGAGGGGGTCGAACGAGCGCCCCACCGGGCCATGTTCCGCGCGATGGGGTACGACGACGAGGACCTCTCCTCGCCGATGATCGGCGTCGCCAACCCCGCCGCCGACATCACGCCCTGTAACGTCCACCTGGACGACGTGGCCCAGTCCGCCTACGACGGCATCGACGAGGCCGGCGGGATGCCGATCGAGTTCGGCACCATCACCATCTCGGACGCCATCTCGATGGGGACCGAGGGGATGAAAGCCTCGCTCATCTCGCGGGAGGTCATCGCCGACTCCGTCGAACTCGTCGCGTTCGGCGAGCGCATGGACGGCCTCGTGACGATCGGCGGCTGTGACAAGAACATGCCGGGGATGATGATGGCCGCCATCCGGACGGACCTCCCAAGCGTCTTCCTCTACGGCGGGTCGATCATGCCCGGCGAGCACGAAGGCCGCGAGATCACCATCCAGAACGTCTTCGAGGGGGTCGGCGCCGTCGCCGAGGGCGAGATGTCCGAGGACGAACTCGACGAGATGGAGCGCAACGCCTGCCCGGGTGCCGGCTCCTGCGGCGGGATGTTCACCGCCAACACGATGGCCTCGATCTCCGAGACGATCGGATTCGCGCCGCTCGGCTCCTCGTCCCCGCCCGCGGAGGACGAGGACCGGTACGAGGTCGCCCGCGAGAGCGGCGACCTCGCCGTCCGGGCCGTCCAGGACCAGCGCAGCCCCTCGGACTTCCTCTCCCGGGAATCCTTCGAGAACGCCATCTCCCTGCAGGTCGCGGTCGGCGGATCGACCAACGCCGTGCTCCACCTGCTGGCGATGGCCGCAGAGGCCGGCATCGACCTCGACGTCCAGGACTTCAACGAGATCAGCGCCCGCACGCCGAAGATCGCCGACCTCCAGCCCGGCGGCGAGCGCGTTATGAACGACCTCCACGAGGTCGGCGGCGTCCCGGTCGTCCTGCGCGAACTCCTCGAGGCCGATCTCCTGCACGGCGACGCGCTGACCGTCACCGGGGAGACGATGGCCGAGGCTATCGAGCGCGTCGACCCGGCGCGGATCGCCGACCTCGACGCGGACTTCCTCGAGACCGTCGACGACCCGATCCACGAGCGCGGTGCCATCCGCATCCTGACGGGCAATCTCGCACCCGAGGGAGCGGTCATCAAGATCACCGGCGAGGACCACCTCCATCACGAGGGGCCCGTCCGGGTCTTCGAAGAGGAGGAAAACGCGATGCGGTACGTCCAGGAGGGCCACGTCGAATCGGGCGACGTCATCTGCATCCGCAACGAGGGGCCCCGGGGCGGCCCGGGGATGCGCGAGATGCTCGGCGTCACCTCCGCCGTCGCGGGGCAGGGCCACGCCGAGGACGTCGCGCTGTTCACCGACGGCCGGTTCTCCGGTGCCACGCGCGGGTTCTCGATCGGCCACGTCGCACCGGAAGCCGCCGTCGGCGGACCGATCGCCGCGCTCCGTGACGGCGACACCGTCACGATCGACATCGACGCACTCGAGCTGTCCGTGGACCTCTCCGACGAGGAGATCGAGCGCCGCATCGAGGATCGTGACGACCCAGAACCCACCTACACGAGCGGCGTGCTGGCGAAGTACGGCCAGACGTTCGACTCTGCTGCCAACGGGGCCGTGACGAACCCCGGCGTCAGGCAGGACCGGTAA
- a CDS encoding response regulator → MIDRRDSTDPATVVLVSSSSDLIRLTREFAADDGSIELHAVSDTDTALAFLDRRDSYVGAPRASLVLLDVREGVDGTEFLEAIVDEPTLAQIPVLVLGEPSQRQSDSNAGAGSTGTGVSQYYDRHANAFVPVPPDSEEVADVLRRIAMFWTATARLPNRDDRRR, encoded by the coding sequence ATGATCGATCGACGCGACAGTACCGATCCGGCGACCGTCGTCCTCGTTTCGTCGTCGTCGGACCTGATTCGGCTCACGAGGGAGTTCGCCGCGGACGACGGCTCCATCGAACTCCACGCTGTTTCGGATACTGACACCGCCCTCGCGTTCCTCGATCGACGCGACTCGTACGTCGGCGCCCCGCGCGCCAGTCTCGTGCTCCTCGACGTCAGGGAGGGCGTAGACGGGACCGAGTTTCTCGAGGCGATCGTCGACGAGCCGACGCTCGCGCAGATTCCCGTGCTCGTCCTCGGGGAGCCATCGCAGCGCCAGTCCGACTCGAACGCGGGAGCGGGATCTACGGGAACCGGCGTGAGCCAGTACTACGATCGCCACGCGAACGCGTTCGTTCCCGTGCCGCCCGACAGTGAGGAGGTCGCCGACGTACTGCGCCGGATCGCGATGTTCTGGACGGCGACGGCGCGGCTTCCGAACCGGGACGATCGCCGCCGCTAG
- a CDS encoding DUF7350 domain-containing protein has protein sequence MKRRRVLSTGAAVGPLACWAGCLGGGDDDAPDGEEQRDDDRGFAAMPRVDDPPNAVYLPSHRDGRLALEAVTAGDFAVSPMLSIPHFFWTWPGPEKVDPPSGDSVHLMVSVRDPETGMVLPVDAGATIEVKKDGQVVSQPSPWTMLSQEMGFHLGDNYAIDGNGTYTATVSLGPILDVRLTGAFEGRFDERATATIEFEIDDERRQELVDRSEYFDEDRWGDREAVPPTGSGHDGHEMPYSSLPPAEDLPGESLGEPIHDDGVYVTTLLPPGSRFVDGDERYLAVSPRTPYNDCVLPLQSLSMRLERDGELIVDPDLTATLDHELAFHYGAPIAEPQSGDELVISIDAPPQVARHQGYETAFRTTGELVIELDGEVD, from the coding sequence ATGAAGCGGCGACGAGTTCTGTCCACCGGAGCGGCGGTCGGTCCCCTGGCCTGTTGGGCCGGGTGTCTCGGTGGCGGTGACGACGACGCACCCGACGGCGAGGAGCAACGAGACGACGATCGCGGGTTCGCTGCGATGCCCCGCGTCGACGATCCGCCGAACGCGGTCTACTTGCCCTCCCACCGCGACGGGAGGCTGGCGCTGGAGGCTGTGACGGCCGGCGACTTCGCCGTCTCTCCGATGCTGTCGATTCCGCACTTCTTCTGGACCTGGCCGGGTCCCGAGAAAGTCGACCCGCCGTCGGGTGACAGCGTTCACCTGATGGTATCCGTCCGGGATCCCGAGACCGGAATGGTGCTCCCCGTCGACGCCGGTGCGACGATCGAGGTGAAGAAGGACGGGCAGGTCGTCTCCCAGCCGAGCCCGTGGACGATGCTCTCGCAGGAAATGGGGTTTCATCTCGGCGATAACTACGCGATCGACGGCAACGGGACGTACACGGCGACCGTCTCGCTCGGGCCGATCCTCGACGTCCGCCTGACCGGCGCGTTCGAGGGCCGGTTCGACGAGCGGGCGACGGCGACGATCGAGTTCGAAATCGACGACGAGCGGCGTCAGGAACTCGTCGACCGGAGCGAGTACTTCGACGAGGACCGCTGGGGCGATCGGGAGGCGGTGCCGCCGACGGGTTCCGGCCACGACGGCCACGAGATGCCCTACTCGTCCCTGCCACCGGCCGAGGATCTGCCGGGTGAATCCCTCGGCGAACCGATCCACGACGACGGCGTCTACGTGACGACGCTGCTACCCCCTGGCTCGCGGTTCGTCGACGGTGACGAGCGCTATCTCGCCGTCTCGCCCCGCACGCCGTACAACGACTGCGTCCTGCCCCTGCAGTCCCTGTCGATGCGTCTCGAGCGCGACGGGGAACTGATCGTCGATCCGGATCTCACGGCGACCCTCGATCACGAACTGGCCTTTCATTACGGGGCGCCGATCGCGGAGCCCCAGTCGGGGGACGAACTCGTCATCTCGATAGACGCGCCGCCGCAGGTCGCCCGCCACCAGGGGTACGAAACGGCCTTCCGGACGACGGGCGAACTGGTGATCGAACTCGACGGGGAGGTGGACTAG
- a CDS encoding MaoC/PaaZ C-terminal domain-containing protein encodes MPISSPPAEGDEYTYERTFGREEVRDFGDLSGDQQAIHTEPDEEGRLIVQGLLTATLPTKIGGDMSYIARSMEFEFRRPVRTGDTIACRMVVDAVTETDRHYEVKCSAVCTNADDEDVLYGTFDGIVRKDDAES; translated from the coding sequence ATGCCCATCTCATCCCCGCCCGCGGAAGGTGACGAGTACACCTACGAGCGGACGTTCGGCCGCGAAGAGGTCCGCGACTTCGGCGACCTCTCGGGCGACCAGCAGGCCATCCACACGGAACCGGACGAGGAGGGCCGGCTGATCGTCCAGGGGCTGCTCACGGCCACGTTACCGACGAAGATCGGCGGCGACATGAGCTACATCGCTCGCAGCATGGAGTTCGAGTTCCGAAGACCGGTCCGGACGGGCGACACGATCGCCTGCCGGATGGTCGTCGACGCCGTCACCGAGACCGATCGCCACTACGAGGTGAAGTGTTCCGCCGTCTGCACCAACGCGGACGACGAGGACGTGCTGTACGGTACTTTCGACGGCATCGTCCGAAAAGACGACGCCGAGAGCTAA